The Mytilus galloprovincialis chromosome 7, xbMytGall1.hap1.1, whole genome shotgun sequence genome has a window encoding:
- the LOC143083545 gene encoding uncharacterized protein LOC143083545 — METTADDQVPVPAAVVDDGDQELNKQRTQWGTDEQALLISLVLEDEKTLFGAAKGDGGDGNINAIKRRAWQAIADQLNAQFITKKRSWQECKKKWNNSKQRAKQKIDNLRHPRTGGGPAQPQITPTEELILQGIGGRPSMTGVGSFLDTDAATPEISFEQDLEEANTSHEFSRSTPVTSGSNTNTNPSVEKRKALKRKSTQDIEELTQKKLLLDNEMLIEQKKMYVKKQEKYNIEIQKMKLEIEYWALKKELLVLQI; from the exons ATGGAGACCACTGCAGACGACCAGGTGCCGGTGCCGGCAGCAGTGGTGGACGATGGTGATCAGGAATTAAATAAGCAAAGGACACAGTGGGGAACGGATGAACAGGCCCTTCTCATCTCCCTCGTCCTGGAGGATGAGAAAACTTTGTTTGGCGCAGCAAAGGGGGACGGGGGAGATGGCAATATTAATGCTATCAAGAGAAGGGCCTGGCAAGCAATTGCAGACCAATTGAATGC CCAATTTATAACCAAGAAAAGAAGTTGGCaggaatgtaaaaaaaagtggAACAACTCCAAACAGAGAG CTAAACAGAAAATAGACAATTTAAGGCACCCTAGAACTGGAGGTGGTCCAGCCCAGCCCCAAATCACACCTACAGAGGAGTTGATTCTCCAGGGTATAGGGGGCAGACCATCCATGACTGGAGTTGGCAGTTTCTTAGATACAGACG CAGCAACACCAGAAATATCATTTGAACAAGACCTGGAGGAGGCCAATACATCTCATGAGTTCTCCAGGTCAACTCCAGTCACATCAGGATCAAACACAAACACAAACCCTTCAG TTGAAAAAAGAAAAGCATTAAAAAGAAAGAGTACACAAGACATAGAAGAACTTacacaaaaaaaattacttttggACAATGAGATGcttattgaacaaaaaaaaatgtatgtcaaaaaacaagaaaaatataatatagaaatCCAAAAAATGAAACTGGAAATTGAATATTGGgcattaaaaaaagaattacttGTGTtgcaaatatga